One genomic window of Paenisporosarcina antarctica includes the following:
- a CDS encoding MFS transporter, whose amino-acid sequence MNQFTALEKRRFWILVAIVSISGFSQGMLLPLISVIFEQDGLSSSLNGLNATGLYIGTLLISPFMEQPLRRYGYKPIIIFGGLLVFVSLLLFPLWKSVVFWFILRLFIGIGDHALHFSTQTWITSFSPHERLGRNIALYGLSFGIGFAAGPLFLPLVSIYEGLPFIVSGILCLAAWSLVFFIDNDFPGHMHDTSTMRGTWARFGATIGFAWVAFIPPFSYGFLESSLHAIFPVYALRNDFDLSMVSIVLAAFSTGGILSQLPLGALSDRIGRRKVVLFALFGGAFSFSIAALLENNFLTLVFAFLLAGLFVGSTFSLGISYMTDLTPKALLPTGNLLCGIFFSIGSLTGPFMGGVFLQFFEGFSFLWLVSLFLLTLSLLSLIKPKKQQVQST is encoded by the coding sequence ATGAATCAATTTACAGCCTTAGAGAAAAGAAGATTTTGGATTTTAGTTGCAATCGTTTCCATCTCGGGTTTTTCGCAGGGAATGTTGTTACCACTTATTTCTGTTATTTTCGAACAAGATGGACTTTCTTCATCTTTAAACGGTTTGAATGCAACCGGGTTATACATAGGTACGCTTCTCATATCGCCCTTTATGGAACAGCCTCTCCGAAGGTATGGTTATAAACCCATCATCATTTTCGGAGGCTTGTTAGTTTTTGTTTCATTGTTATTATTTCCATTATGGAAAAGCGTTGTTTTTTGGTTTATTTTACGGTTATTTATCGGAATAGGAGACCATGCACTTCATTTTTCAACACAAACATGGATTACAAGTTTTTCCCCACACGAACGCCTAGGACGTAATATTGCTTTGTACGGACTATCTTTTGGCATTGGATTTGCAGCTGGACCGTTATTTTTGCCGCTCGTATCTATTTATGAAGGGTTACCCTTTATTGTATCCGGTATTTTATGTCTAGCTGCATGGTCACTTGTGTTTTTTATTGATAATGATTTCCCAGGGCATATGCATGATACATCGACGATGCGAGGGACGTGGGCACGTTTTGGTGCAACCATTGGATTTGCGTGGGTAGCATTTATTCCACCGTTTAGTTACGGTTTTTTGGAGTCTAGTTTACATGCCATTTTCCCAGTCTATGCACTTCGAAATGATTTTGATTTGTCGATGGTATCTATTGTATTAGCGGCATTTTCAACGGGTGGGATACTATCGCAGTTACCTTTGGGTGCTTTAAGTGATCGAATTGGAAGAAGAAAAGTGGTACTGTTTGCGCTGTTTGGTGGTGCTTTTTCGTTTAGTATCGCAGCACTTCTTGAAAATAATTTTTTGACACTTGTTTTTGCATTTCTTTTAGCGGGTTTGTTTGTGGGTTCAACGTTCTCTCTTGGTATATCGTATATGACTGATTTGACCCCAAAAGCATTATTACCAACAGGAAATTTGTTATGTGGGATTTTCTTTAGTATTGGCAGTTTAACTGGACCATTTATGGGCGGAGTCTTTTTACAATTTTTTGAGGGCTTTAGCTTTTTGTGGCTTGTGTCGTTATTTTTGTTGACGTTGAGTTTATTGAGTTTGATAAAGCCCAAAAAACAGCAAGTACAATCGACGTGA
- the rlmD gene encoding 23S rRNA (uracil(1939)-C(5))-methyltransferase RlmD, producing MSQQTIIEVGQKFPLTIKRLGINGEGIGFFKRNVVFVKGALPGEEVTAQVEVVKSNFSEAKILQIRKASPHRQEAPCPVYEECGGCQLQHMTYEQQLVEKRDMIVQSLERYLKDIATNIDVRPTIGMDNPWQYRNKSQFQVRKVADKVHAGLFAEGTHQLLNIDECIVQHPNTTRITNAVKRILEKLKIPIYDEETNNGLVKTIVVRTGIQTGEIQLVLVTTLAEMPKRQQLIDKLIAIDPAVVSIVQNVNSKQTSLIFGERTIVLHGKKTLHEELGEFSFDLSARAFFQLNPTQTVRLYNEIKSAAALTGQETVVDAYCGVGTIGLWLAKDAKEIRGMDIVGDSIFDAKKNAENHGFTHTTYETGTAEEWLATWSREGFVPDVLTVDPPRTGLADSLLKTILNVRPKRFVYTSCNPSTLAKDLSQLRKVYDIQYIQPVDMFPQTAQIESVTLLVRKTL from the coding sequence TTGTCACAACAAACAATTATTGAAGTAGGCCAAAAATTTCCACTTACAATCAAGAGACTTGGTATTAACGGAGAAGGCATTGGGTTTTTCAAGCGCAATGTCGTCTTTGTTAAAGGTGCACTTCCAGGAGAAGAAGTAACCGCTCAAGTCGAAGTCGTTAAATCTAATTTCTCTGAAGCAAAAATTCTTCAAATTCGTAAAGCTTCCCCTCATCGACAAGAGGCACCTTGTCCTGTTTATGAAGAATGTGGAGGCTGCCAATTACAGCATATGACCTATGAACAACAGTTAGTTGAAAAGCGTGATATGATTGTGCAATCACTTGAACGCTATTTAAAAGACATTGCAACAAACATCGATGTTCGTCCAACAATAGGCATGGACAACCCATGGCAGTATCGCAATAAAAGCCAGTTCCAAGTTCGCAAGGTTGCCGACAAAGTACATGCCGGTTTATTTGCAGAAGGCACACACCAATTATTAAATATAGATGAGTGTATCGTACAACACCCGAACACAACACGCATTACGAATGCCGTGAAACGCATTCTTGAAAAGCTAAAAATCCCGATTTATGATGAAGAAACGAATAATGGTTTAGTGAAAACAATCGTTGTCCGAACTGGTATCCAAACTGGGGAAATCCAGCTTGTACTCGTCACTACACTTGCCGAAATGCCGAAACGTCAGCAACTCATTGATAAACTAATTGCCATTGATCCAGCTGTTGTATCGATTGTTCAAAATGTTAATTCGAAGCAAACTTCTTTAATCTTCGGAGAGCGTACAATTGTGCTTCATGGCAAAAAAACGTTGCACGAAGAATTAGGGGAATTTTCTTTTGATTTATCAGCTCGTGCCTTTTTCCAACTAAATCCTACTCAAACTGTTCGATTATATAACGAAATCAAGTCTGCTGCTGCATTAACTGGACAAGAAACAGTTGTCGATGCTTATTGTGGTGTGGGTACGATTGGTCTTTGGTTAGCTAAGGACGCGAAGGAAATTCGCGGTATGGATATCGTTGGGGATAGTATTTTTGATGCTAAGAAGAATGCAGAAAATCACGGTTTTACACACACTACTTACGAAACAGGAACTGCTGAAGAATGGCTTGCAACATGGAGCCGTGAAGGTTTTGTGCCAGATGTATTAACAGTAGATCCGCCACGAACTGGTTTAGCAGATAGTTTGTTAAAAACAATATTAAATGTACGACCAAAACGCTTTGTCTACACATCATGTAATCCATCGACATTAGCAAAAGATTTAAGTCAATTGCGCAAAGTGTACGACATTCAATATATTCAACCAGTTGATATGTTCCCTCAAACTGCACAAATTGAAAGTGTCACTCTTTTGGTACGAAAAACACTTTAA
- a CDS encoding polysaccharide deacetylase family protein: MWIKHTLGIVASCTILTLGILLNPFQVGAESLHWGFKKGAQEKQAQAGGTFDELLKKYGAFYKGSPDEKILYLTFDNGYENGHTSPILDTLKKEKVPGTFFLTGHYVESATDLVNRMIKEGHEIGNHSYGHPNMANLSEARMKEEWQKFDQLLAEKTDLTKTRFVRPPEGVFSENLLAYGNELGYRHMFWSVAFVDWYADRPQGKAYAYNHLMNQIHPGAIILMHTVSPDNAAALPDFIRDAKAKGYTFSSLDSLVNGTSDIPLSFH, encoded by the coding sequence ATGTGGATAAAACATACTTTAGGAATTGTTGCTTCATGTACGATATTAACCTTAGGCATTTTACTAAACCCATTCCAAGTAGGCGCAGAGTCACTGCATTGGGGGTTTAAAAAAGGGGCTCAAGAAAAACAAGCTCAAGCTGGCGGGACATTTGACGAACTATTAAAAAAATACGGTGCTTTTTACAAAGGTTCTCCGGATGAAAAAATCTTATACCTCACTTTTGATAATGGCTATGAAAATGGACATACCTCCCCCATATTGGATACATTGAAAAAAGAGAAAGTACCTGGTACTTTTTTTCTCACAGGTCATTATGTTGAAAGTGCGACGGATTTAGTAAATCGCATGATTAAAGAAGGTCATGAAATCGGTAATCATTCATACGGGCATCCGAATATGGCCAATTTGTCAGAAGCTCGTATGAAAGAAGAGTGGCAAAAATTTGATCAGCTATTGGCTGAAAAAACAGATTTAACGAAAACTCGTTTTGTACGTCCCCCCGAAGGAGTTTTCAGTGAGAATTTACTTGCCTATGGCAATGAACTCGGGTATCGTCATATGTTTTGGTCGGTAGCGTTTGTAGATTGGTACGCAGATCGACCACAAGGAAAAGCATATGCTTACAATCATTTAATGAATCAAATCCATCCAGGTGCTATCATTTTGATGCACACAGTTTCACCTGATAATGCAGCTGCTTTACCTGATTTTATCCGAGATGCTAAAGCGAAAGGATATACTTTTTCATCTCTAGACTCATTAGTTAATGGAACAAGTGATATTCCGTTGTCTTTCCATTAA
- a CDS encoding TIGR01777 family oxidoreductase, translated as MKVAITGGSGFVGQEITKQLADKGHEVYILSRSDKPSNDIVHMVKWLGDDAKPEEQLENIDAWINLAGSSINEGRWTEEQKQKIYDSRMKATDEVLRIIGAVTKKPSVLINASAIGIYPTSEQATYTEHSSSRGEDFLAKTVEDWEKKALEAEQFGTRVACGRFGIILGKVQGALPQMALPYKMGVGGKVGSGNQWVSWVHVSDVAKSILYAIEHDDFNGPFNVTAPDSKQMHDFGKILGEVLHRPHWMPVPAFALKLVLGEKSQLVLKGQRVLPEKLLLHGFKFTYPDLRDALKNIYA; from the coding sequence ATGAAGGTTGCGATTACGGGCGGAAGTGGATTTGTCGGACAAGAGATCACAAAGCAATTAGCAGATAAAGGACATGAAGTATATATATTGTCTCGTTCTGATAAACCATCGAATGATATAGTACATATGGTTAAATGGCTTGGAGATGATGCCAAACCTGAAGAACAACTTGAAAATATAGATGCATGGATTAATTTAGCTGGTTCTTCAATAAATGAGGGACGCTGGACTGAAGAACAAAAACAAAAAATTTATGACAGTCGTATGAAAGCAACAGATGAAGTACTTCGCATAATTGGAGCAGTAACAAAGAAACCATCTGTTCTAATAAATGCAAGTGCAATTGGTATTTATCCAACTTCGGAACAAGCAACTTATACAGAACACTCTTCTTCGCGGGGGGAAGATTTTCTTGCGAAAACTGTTGAGGATTGGGAAAAAAAAGCCTTAGAGGCTGAACAATTCGGAACTAGAGTTGCGTGTGGACGCTTTGGAATCATTCTTGGCAAAGTACAAGGCGCTCTTCCTCAAATGGCTTTGCCATACAAAATGGGAGTTGGTGGAAAAGTAGGTTCAGGAAATCAATGGGTATCCTGGGTTCATGTATCAGACGTTGCCAAGTCCATTCTGTACGCAATTGAACATGACGATTTTAATGGTCCTTTTAACGTAACTGCCCCCGACTCCAAACAAATGCATGATTTCGGTAAAATCTTAGGTGAAGTTTTACATCGCCCTCATTGGATGCCCGTTCCCGCTTTTGCTCTAAAACTTGTACTTGGAGAAAAGAGTCAATTAGTTTTAAAAGGACAGCGTGTGTTACCTGAGAAGTTATTACTACATGGATTTAAGTTCACTTATCCAGATTTACGAGATGCACTCAAAAATATTTATGCATAA
- the recX gene encoding recombination regulator RecX — MAIITKITRQKNNTERYNIYIEEAYAFAVDESLIVKYQLTKNKILEDWERDEIVFDDEIRKAFNKALHFLAFRMRSEYEVKKKLLDLEYGEAVVLEAIQKLHNLGFLNDEAFSKAFLETQKKTSKKGPRVIQQELKKKGIEKSLQEEVLKTYTEEDQTQIAQGLAEKIANQQSSKTPRQVKQKIQDTLLRKGYSYATISKVIEEIEFETEQDEWEEMIADQGDKIWRKVSIKYTGYDRKNRVKQALYQKGFPSEQIEMFIEKKELEEDGD; from the coding sequence GTGGCAATTATCACGAAAATAACGCGTCAAAAAAATAATACAGAACGCTATAACATTTATATAGAGGAAGCATATGCATTTGCAGTGGATGAATCGTTAATCGTAAAATACCAACTAACTAAGAATAAAATTTTAGAAGACTGGGAACGCGATGAAATTGTTTTTGATGATGAAATCCGTAAAGCATTTAACAAAGCGCTGCACTTTTTAGCATTTCGAATGCGAAGCGAATATGAAGTGAAGAAGAAACTGCTTGATTTAGAATACGGTGAAGCGGTCGTTCTAGAAGCCATTCAAAAATTACATAACTTAGGATTTTTAAATGATGAAGCTTTTTCAAAAGCATTTCTCGAGACGCAAAAGAAGACGAGTAAAAAGGGACCACGTGTTATTCAACAGGAACTAAAGAAAAAAGGAATCGAAAAATCCCTACAAGAGGAAGTGCTGAAAACGTATACTGAAGAAGACCAAACTCAAATTGCACAAGGATTGGCAGAAAAAATTGCAAATCAACAATCTTCTAAAACCCCAAGACAAGTGAAACAAAAAATTCAAGATACCCTGTTGCGTAAAGGCTACTCGTATGCCACTATAAGCAAAGTAATTGAGGAAATTGAATTTGAAACAGAGCAAGACGAGTGGGAAGAAATGATTGCCGATCAAGGAGACAAAATTTGGCGCAAAGTATCTATAAAATACACAGGATATGATCGGAAAAATAGAGTCAAACAAGCCCTGTATCAAAAAGGATTTCCTTCTGAACAAATTGAAATGTTTATTGAAAAAAAGGAGTTAGAAGAAGATGGAGATTGA
- a CDS encoding YfhH family protein yields the protein MEIEKKYSQMNESELRQTIANLLEKARKASQLGYVNEYAVLERKAIMAQAYLIDSSQFIPGEIYRIEGDPGIFFQVDYLKGKFAWGYRMGGEKFIEALPISMLKSLKEGK from the coding sequence ATGGAGATTGAAAAAAAATATAGTCAAATGAATGAATCAGAGTTACGACAAACGATAGCCAATTTGCTTGAAAAAGCTCGGAAAGCTAGCCAACTTGGCTATGTTAATGAATATGCAGTATTAGAGCGAAAAGCCATTATGGCACAAGCTTATTTAATAGATTCTTCACAGTTTATCCCAGGAGAAATTTACCGTATAGAAGGGGACCCAGGAATCTTTTTTCAAGTTGATTACTTAAAAGGAAAATTTGCATGGGGCTATCGTATGGGTGGTGAAAAATTTATTGAAGCTTTGCCGATATCCATGTTGAAATCATTGAAGGAGGGTAAATAA
- a CDS encoding YfhJ family protein — protein sequence MQQRIEQLVQELATKNEELTVSKARVWIELLWSDFESSYAKAGYDYKGSDVTEKVIRQWINSYGDRIHEFAGNNPKYAHLLNIEDGLIQ from the coding sequence ATGCAACAAAGAATCGAACAATTAGTACAAGAACTTGCTACAAAAAACGAGGAGCTTACTGTATCTAAGGCCCGTGTGTGGATTGAATTATTATGGTCAGATTTTGAATCATCCTATGCGAAAGCAGGGTATGATTACAAAGGTTCTGATGTAACAGAAAAAGTCATTCGTCAGTGGATCAATAGTTATGGGGATCGCATACATGAGTTTGCAGGAAATAACCCAAAATATGCTCATTTACTTAATATAGAAGACGGTCTTATACAGTAA
- a CDS encoding metal-dependent hydrolase: MDTGTHIVMGIALGGLAMIDPVVATHPVTATAVVAGAIVGSLAPDVDTVLKLRNNAVYIRHHRGITHSIPAVLLWPIAITGVIHFIVPEANLLHLWLWTFLAVFLHVFVDIFNSYGTQALRPFSSKWVALGVINTFDPIIFLLHVVALMFWAFGANPVFTILLLYGIVFLYYLLRFSVQHAVKHAVRNTLPSAEEIIIAPTIRFFQWRIAAISKTHHYVGRAYGRSINIYDKFDRKPIPDSPLVKAALQDKNLQAFISFSPIYRWEIAQHEHIHEVRLIDLRYRSNDYYPFVAVVHLNEDLEILNSYTGWIFSEDKLRKKLDFMSN; encoded by the coding sequence TTGGATACTGGTACTCATATCGTTATGGGAATTGCTTTAGGTGGACTTGCTATGATTGACCCAGTCGTTGCCACTCATCCAGTGACTGCAACTGCTGTTGTAGCAGGAGCTATCGTCGGATCACTAGCCCCTGACGTAGATACAGTATTAAAATTACGCAATAATGCTGTATATATTCGTCATCATCGAGGCATAACGCATTCAATTCCCGCTGTTTTATTATGGCCAATAGCTATCACAGGAGTCATTCATTTTATAGTACCAGAAGCTAATCTTCTGCATTTATGGCTATGGACTTTTCTAGCTGTTTTTTTACACGTATTTGTCGACATCTTCAACTCATATGGAACTCAAGCACTTCGCCCCTTTTCTTCTAAGTGGGTAGCGCTTGGTGTTATTAATACATTTGACCCAATTATTTTCTTATTACACGTAGTAGCTTTAATGTTTTGGGCATTTGGAGCAAATCCAGTATTCACAATTTTGTTATTATATGGAATAGTTTTTTTGTATTACTTGCTCAGGTTCTCTGTACAACATGCAGTCAAACATGCAGTTAGAAATACCCTTCCAAGTGCCGAAGAAATCATAATCGCCCCAACAATTCGATTTTTCCAATGGCGAATTGCCGCAATTTCAAAAACTCATCACTATGTAGGTAGAGCTTATGGACGGTCTATCAATATTTATGATAAATTTGATCGTAAGCCAATTCCAGATTCACCACTTGTTAAAGCTGCATTACAAGATAAAAATTTACAGGCTTTCATTTCATTCTCTCCGATTTATCGTTGGGAGATTGCACAGCATGAGCATATTCATGAAGTACGCTTAATCGATTTACGCTACCGTAGTAACGATTATTATCCATTCGTTGCAGTTGTCCACTTAAATGAAGACTTGGAAATACTTAATTCGTACACAGGCTGGATATTTAGTGAAGACAAACTTCGTAAAAAATTAGACTTTATGTCTAACTAG
- the mutY gene encoding A/G-specific adenine glycosylase, whose amino-acid sequence MNEFNKITFRKSLIDWYLEEKRNLPWRETNDPYKIWVSEIMLQQTRVDTVIPYYNRFIDIFPTMEDLANANEEKLLKQWEGLGYYSRARNLQAGVREVVETYNSIVPTTRNEISSLKGVGPYTAGAILSIAYGKPEHAVDGNVMRVLSRVLLIKEDIAKPKTRKIFEVAVTEIIDSQDPSSFNQGLMELGAVICTPTSPKCLLCPVRDNCTAYYVGEQNNLPVKTKNKKTKALHYDIYVVQNDKKQFLMEKRAETGLLANMYQFPMIELATKEADTIPLLDIRYGIHFTKEIDLGPFKHVFSHLTWEMNCFVGHSTEDSLLETCKWLTIEEIKEVPMPVPMLKIWQAYIERGN is encoded by the coding sequence ATGAATGAATTTAATAAAATTACCTTTAGAAAGTCCTTAATTGATTGGTACTTAGAAGAAAAGCGCAATCTTCCATGGAGAGAGACAAATGATCCATATAAAATATGGGTATCTGAAATCATGCTTCAGCAAACGAGGGTAGATACAGTTATTCCCTATTATAATCGTTTTATTGACATCTTTCCTACAATGGAAGACTTAGCAAACGCCAATGAAGAAAAACTATTGAAACAGTGGGAAGGACTTGGCTATTACTCACGTGCAAGAAATTTGCAGGCTGGCGTGCGAGAAGTAGTTGAGACTTATAATAGTATTGTGCCAACAACCAGAAATGAGATTTCATCATTAAAAGGAGTGGGACCCTATACAGCAGGTGCTATTCTAAGTATAGCTTATGGAAAGCCAGAACATGCTGTTGATGGAAATGTAATGCGTGTATTATCACGCGTTCTGCTCATAAAAGAAGATATTGCCAAGCCAAAAACCAGAAAAATCTTTGAAGTGGCTGTTACTGAAATAATCGATTCACAAGACCCTTCATCTTTTAATCAAGGTTTAATGGAATTAGGTGCTGTTATTTGTACACCGACATCCCCAAAATGTTTATTATGTCCAGTGCGTGATAACTGTACAGCCTATTATGTAGGTGAACAAAATAACTTGCCAGTAAAAACAAAAAATAAAAAAACAAAAGCATTGCATTATGATATCTATGTTGTCCAAAATGATAAGAAACAATTTCTCATGGAAAAAAGAGCTGAAACAGGTTTATTAGCAAATATGTATCAGTTTCCAATGATTGAACTAGCAACAAAAGAAGCGGATACTATCCCGTTATTGGATATCAGGTATGGCATACATTTCACAAAAGAAATTGATTTAGGACCTTTTAAACATGTCTTTTCTCATTTAACATGGGAAATGAATTGTTTTGTTGGACACTCAACTGAAGATAGTTTACTTGAAACATGTAAATGGTTAACAATAGAAGAAATAAAAGAAGTACCAATGCCTGTTCCTATGTTGAAAATTTGGCAGGCATATATTGAAAGGGGAAATTAA
- the fabL gene encoding enoyl-[acyl-carrier-protein] reductase FabL encodes MTENKVALVTGSSRGLGKAIAIELAKNGYDIVVNYARSKSAALDTVKEIEALGQKALLIRANVGDVKKLKAMFETIREEFGRLDVFVSNAASGVLRPVMELEESHWDWTMNINAKAMLFGAQEAAKLMDKGGKIVGISSLGSIRYLENYTTVGVSKAAIESITRYLAVELATKGIAVNTVSGGALDTDALKHFPNREELLEDARKNTPAGRMVEIDDMVKTTMFLISDGSDMIRGQTIIVDGGRSIVL; translated from the coding sequence ATGACAGAAAACAAAGTAGCACTTGTCACGGGAAGTAGCCGAGGACTTGGTAAAGCAATAGCGATTGAACTTGCAAAAAATGGATATGATATTGTTGTTAACTATGCAAGGAGCAAATCAGCTGCACTTGATACGGTAAAAGAAATTGAAGCTCTTGGTCAAAAGGCGCTCCTTATACGTGCGAATGTAGGAGACGTTAAAAAATTAAAAGCAATGTTTGAAACAATTCGTGAGGAATTTGGACGTTTGGATGTTTTTGTAAGTAACGCAGCATCAGGAGTTCTTAGACCTGTAATGGAATTAGAAGAGTCTCATTGGGACTGGACAATGAACATAAACGCTAAAGCTATGTTATTTGGTGCGCAAGAGGCGGCAAAATTAATGGATAAAGGCGGCAAAATTGTTGGTATCAGTTCATTAGGCTCAATTCGTTATTTAGAAAACTATACAACGGTTGGCGTATCAAAAGCTGCAATCGAATCAATTACACGATATTTAGCTGTTGAACTCGCGACAAAAGGCATAGCAGTTAATACTGTTTCGGGTGGAGCACTTGATACGGATGCTTTAAAACATTTTCCAAATCGTGAAGAATTATTAGAAGATGCAAGAAAAAATACGCCAGCAGGTCGAATGGTTGAAATTGATGATATGGTAAAAACCACTATGTTTTTAATTTCTGATGGTTCAGATATGATTCGTGGACAAACAATTATTGTTGATGGTGGACGTTCAATTGTTTTGTAA
- a CDS encoding gamma-type small acid-soluble spore protein — MANRNDSNQPTNANEVRKQNQKSSQKASTPQGNNAQMPSQGSRSEFASETNVNEVIKQNQQSAQQGTAQQGNNYAQQTSSQNNRSEFATDVNEVKKQNQQSAQKKNNASGPQANRSTNSTK; from the coding sequence ATGGCAAATCGAAATGACAGCAACCAACCAACAAATGCAAATGAAGTAAGAAAACAAAATCAAAAATCTAGCCAAAAAGCTTCAACGCCACAAGGAAACAATGCTCAAATGCCTTCACAAGGTAGTCGAAGTGAATTTGCTTCTGAAACAAATGTAAATGAAGTAATTAAACAAAATCAACAATCAGCGCAACAAGGAACAGCGCAACAAGGCAATAACTATGCACAACAAACTTCATCACAAAATAATCGTAGTGAATTCGCTACAGATGTAAATGAAGTGAAAAAACAAAATCAACAATCGGCTCAGAAGAAAAATAATGCTTCTGGACCACAAGCTAACCGTTCAACAAACTCAACAAAATAA
- the ntdP gene encoding nucleoside tri-diphosphate phosphatase, which produces MLIPTEGETIQIHSYKHNGKIHRVWQETMVLKGTRNIVIGANERTLVTESDGRTWLTREPSICYFHAEHWFNIICMLREDGVYYYCNISSPFIYDSQSLKYIDYDLDVKVFPDMTYTILDEDEFEDHKKEMNYPDEIDMILHRNVEKLIGWIKQRKGPFATDFIEVWTNRYLFHKQLRIRE; this is translated from the coding sequence ATGTTAATACCAACAGAAGGAGAAACGATTCAAATCCATAGCTACAAACATAACGGCAAAATCCACCGCGTCTGGCAAGAAACTATGGTTCTGAAAGGGACAAGAAATATTGTCATTGGTGCGAACGAAAGAACTCTTGTTACGGAATCTGACGGACGGACGTGGTTGACACGAGAACCATCAATTTGTTATTTTCATGCGGAGCATTGGTTCAATATCATTTGTATGTTGCGTGAAGATGGTGTGTACTATTACTGCAATATTAGTTCCCCATTCATTTACGATTCCCAATCATTAAAATACATTGATTACGATTTGGATGTAAAAGTCTTTCCTGATATGACTTATACGATTCTGGATGAAGACGAATTTGAAGATCATAAAAAAGAAATGAATTACCCTGATGAAATCGATATGATCTTACATCGCAATGTGGAAAAATTAATTGGTTGGATTAAGCAACGCAAAGGACCATTTGCGACAGACTTTATAGAAGTATGGACAAACCGTTATCTATTTCACAAGCAATTGCGAATAAGAGAGTAA